TATAAACTCACCAAGATGTTATTTCACACTGGCGTACAAGACATCTTTAATGATTGTAGTACAACGTTACTACTTAATATGATATTGTTGCAGCCTGATATACACATCACCAAGAAGCTTGCtcttttcaagaagtttGTAGATCTCACATCTTGTGATAAGACCAAATGTTTTGAAGATACCATAGTGATCCTAGTTCGTCTCTTGAACTACACTCAATGTAAAGAAGACCTAATACCCTATATGCTTGAATCCGGAATTCCTATTACTAAAAACGCAATGCGCATCTACGATTCAAAGGTCTGCACTGACATAATATCCAAGGCTAATATAGTTGGTTAATATCACTTCTATAATGTTCATTAATGATCGGCCTCCGTCTTCGATGCCCGAGCACAAACTGATAATATGGATGTATAACACGGGTCTACAACTTTTGAGGCTTGTAACGATAACAAGTTTTCACCGGTCTACAATTGGATAGATACAGAACAATTCGTCTTTTGGAGGTTAAAAGGAGTTTTAAAGGAACAATTGGATCTCACAGGTGTTTGTCTGAAGGAAACATTTATTACTAATGAGCACTGACGCACccatcaacttcttcaaggGTCATCCATCTTTCCGACTATTACCTGGCAAAAATATCGCCAAAACTGCAAACGACATTCTTAAGCCAGAACGActtgaatatgatgatttaAATGAAGATAGGCATCCACTTAGCTATGGTCCAAAGGAAGGTTCACTGTGGGTACGTTGTGTCATCTCTCAGTTTGTGAATAAATGCTTTAAACCTTTAATGCCCACAAAACCGGAATATATCAACTTGACAGGTGGGGCGTCTTATGGTATTATGAACATCTTGGAGCAGTGTACACTGCCTCATACAGGGTATACAAGACAAGCATTCCTTATTTCCCCAACTTATTTCTTAATAAATGAGACATTTATTGATGCCGGTTTCGGTGGTAAATTGACAGCTGTTAATGAGACACAGAATGGGCTAGACGTCGAATTTTTAGAGGCTAAGTTGGCTGAATTCGAGTACGATGCTCTTCTAAATCCGCAGCACGGTGAAGAAAGGGGCCTGAATCTGATTAACATGAGTGGGAGATCTCGAACTAAAAAAGTATATCGTTATGTTATGTATTTGGTGCCAACTTTCTCTAATCCTAGTGGGAAGACATATTCTGTATCTACAAGGTTAAAGTTAGTTGAATTGGCTAGAAAATACGACATTTTGTTAATATCAGATGACGTATATGATTTGTTGGTTTATGACCAACCTTGTGATGCTTTACCAAAATGTTTGCCGAGGTTGACGCACTTAGACAGAGCTTCATATGAATATGGGGAGAATGGGTATGGGAACACTATATCCAATGCTACATTCTCTAAAGTGATTGCACCTGGGTTAAGATGCGGTTATCAAGAATCAGTTAACATGAACTTAGTCTACCAGCTATCTCAAGGTGGTGCAAACATATCCGGTGGCTCGCCGGCTCAACTAAATAGCATGCTTATTGGAACGCTCTTTATCAACGGAGAGGCTGATGTCATTCTTGAGGATCTTCGAACTATATACAAATACCGGGCAACAGTTTTGTATGATGCAATCAAGAAATACTTACCAAAAAAGACCATATATTCTCAACAAGCTGGGGGTTATTTCTCATGGTGCACTCTACCGGAAGGTTATAATTGTCATGATATATGCGAAATATTAGAAAAGGATCACAATATTATACTTGCAAATGGCTCACATTTTGAAGTATATGGGGATGAAAGAAACTGGGGTCTCACCTCTGTTAGAATATCCATCAGTTTTCTAGAAGCCGATGATATTGCGAAAGGAGTTAAAATTTGGGGACAAGTTTGCCATGAATATGCTAATAAGCATCATCTaactttttgaataatcaaaatattgcaaAGCTTTTCaacctatatatatatagaggTTTTATATAAGGATGTTTATTTCTTAATTATGTTTTACTTAGTTGTCACATGCCTAATGGTAGTTCTTAATGTTTGTTGTTAAAATCGGGATGCGTCTACTAGTGCGAACCAAGTAGCCAAGCTGAGGCAATGGCAAAATGGaaccaaaagaaaaggatATCAATTACTCAAAGCTATTATGCAATTTAGTCACTGATGCATATTCTTTGAATGAAGTGGTTGTATCTTTCTTATATCAGTTATTCCCACGCGATCTCTTTGTTAGAGCTTTCTCCTTGCTTGAATCAGGAAAcatgtttatatatatctggAATGACGAAAAATATACCCAATTGATCCAAGCCACTGAAGTTGCTGAGAATGTTCATGGAACGAAAGCAACTGATGTTGGGATCGGAGATCCCAACAGGCAATACAGAAGTTGTGGGAATGCAGCTGACTatccagaagaagaacCAGAGGGATCGCACTCCGAGCAATTAGGTCTACAAATAGCTGCATTTTACGAAAACCGCCAACAGCTACTCTACAGGTTGATCATAAAGGAGGAGCATGAAGACGATTCTCCAATATATGTGGATTTGGACCATTGGTTCTGTTCCTGTGATGAGTTTAATGGACTCCTTCACGATGCCGCTTCATCCCCAACATTCCATTCTAAGGAGGAACTTACTAGTTCCTACACTGAGAATACAGACAACCAAGATTCATTTGCAAGGTTAGGCACACTGGACTTAACAGGCATATTTATAAAACACGAGAAATTAATGTGCTCTCATCTCTTAGCATTCGCAATCCTCCTACAAACAcatgaaaaaatattacGCTATTTCAGTAAGGGCCCCTCGACTCAAATATTCATGATAAATATATGCAGCACCGATGAATGGTTGAAGTTGCATTTAAACATTGTATGATCACGGGTATGATTACGTGTCTTGCAAAGCTGACCGAAAACTTGCCACAACTAGACAGAGAACTTTCAAGAGCGGCTGAAACGTGTAAAGAAGATACCAACCTAACCAAAATACACGTTGAATATACGTATACGGTCTTACAACAATAACACGCATCATAATGCAGCAATCTAATTTCAAACCACTCTTGTGATGTTCAAAGGCAGCTAGCCAATGTGATGTCACTTTAAACGTTGATGAATAAGAATTTTCGAAACACTTTTGGGATTTAAGTTGCTTGACTAAACCAATGATAACTTTTGAAAGCATACAGTTTTATCTATATTGGCATTGGGGTTTATCAGATTTACTGTACACGAGCGATATCTAGTAATTGCTGATTTGACATCTTATTTCATACGCTTCATTCTTTATTGTAATTATGCCAGATTCGAAAGAAAACCAAGGAAGTTATTCTATGTATCCACCATCTCCAGTACCTCCAGCAGCCCAAATACCACCAGgagctgcagctgcagctgctaACTCATATATTTACACAAATCCGTACCATTCTCAATATAACTATGGTTACCCACTCGGAATAGAAATTTATCCTTCCCAAACGATGCAATATATGGGGTATCATCAGCCAGCAATGGCTTATGGTAGTTATGGTGGGCCAGCACAAGGTGCAGTTccaatgaagaagaagttttacAGCAATAATACCAACTATAAGAAGGACAACCAATCTAATGGCAATGTAGGTGCTGGTTCTATGATGCTTAATGGGGTAAACCACAGCAATGGGAATAACAACGTTGCTAATATGGATTCTAATAAACCAGTGCAGGTAACCATTAAAAACTTGTTCAAGTTTGAACTGGGCAATAGCAACAGTGTTCGTATAGATGGCTTAAAAATCGAATATCCTATGTATGTGAACACTACTGCTGAGGAATTCGCGAAGGCTAAGGTAAAGAGGCATATATTAAGATTGGAAGCTTTGAAGGACTTGGAGAGTAAGAAGGATGTGCCTGTATCTAAAAAGGATTCTGATCAGAAGGACAGAAAGTCAAATTCAGAACAAAAATTCAGAGAGGCCGCTTCTACCgaagatgataaagttGAATCTAAAAGGCATACTGAACATGCAGAAATAAGGGATTCTAAAAATGAAGAGCAGTCTATAAGAAAGGACAGACACGATGCTGAAGTCTCGAATAGTTCTAACAGGGATCCTTCACCTAAAAAAGATGAATACAAACAATCACAGAATTTGGGTAAGAAAAAGGAGGATTCTGAGTCCAATTCTTTTACTGCATCAACTAATGTGAAAAGTGAGGACAAAAGAGGTGATGCGCCAGTTAAAACGTTAAAGCCGTGGTCCCAAATAGCTTCAAGCGCCGTTAGCAAAACTAAACCTATTTCTATAACTACATCAACGTTATcaaaaagagagaagaagTATGTTCCATCTAACATTAAAGGTTCAGAACCTGTCGGTGCGGTTGCATTAAGGATGAGCTTTGACAGGGACTACAAGAAATATGTGAATGACACTGCTccagaaacaacaaaggCTATTAACACAATTGTTCCCAGGGGTATATTGAACAAGGGTAATATCTGCTTTATGTCTTCTGTTCTACAAGTGTTGCTATTTTGCAAACCATTTATCAGCATGTTGAATGCAGTTTGCACAAGAACAGGAACAAAATCAAGTTGTTCACTTCCGCCGTTGCTAGATGCCTGTTTAGACTTCTATAAGGAATTTGATAAAGGTAATTTCGAAAAGGAAAGAGGTGAGAAACAGTCAATTTCTGGAAATAACGGGAAAGCCTCTAAAGGTGTGACTCGTTTGCCCTTAGCTGATGTAATTGATCCTGAATCATTTTACAAGAGTATCTCAAAATTGTCTATGTTCAGAGAGTTACAATGGGGCCACCAAGAAGATGCGGAGGAATTTTTAACTCATTTTCTAGATCAATTACATGAAGAGTTTGTTTCTGCTATAAACACTTTGAGCTCTAATGAAATCATGAATTTGTTGCAGAGTATATCAGATGATGAGCTAAAAACTGAGTTTATAAGATCATTGCCTAAGTATAAGAGTTCTGATTTCGTAAGGAAAATGAGCGCAGAATTAAAAACACTGATTGAAAATTACGGCAGCAATCCAGAATCTGAAAGCAATTCTAACggagatgaagatatttgCGAATGGCATGAAGTAAGTAAGAAAGGTAAAAGGGCTAAAAATGCTGTGAAAAGAACAATGGAAGTAGAGCCTTCTCCTATTATGTCCATATTTGGTGGCGAATACAGATCAGTATTAGACATTCCACAAAACAAGGAGTCGCAATCAATAACTTTGGATCCTTTCTACACATTACATTTACACATTTCAGATCCCGAAGTAAACGATCTAGAATCAGCTTTCAAGAAGTTCAGCGATTTCGAATATTTACCATATAAGGCTGATTCGGGGAATGATGTAGAAGCTAAAAAACAAGCATTTATTGATCGCTTACCTCAGGTGCTGCTTATTCAGTTGAAGagatttgaatttgttaataataattcaGAAAGAAGAGAGTTGGTTAATTATAATGCGTACAATGGGCgcattgaaaaaatttgCAAATGGATCAAGTATGACCACGACTTAACTATTCCAAAGGAAGCGCTTTCATCAATTAATGCAAAATTCTTGTTCTCTGATAATGACACTAGCTACAAGTTAACTGGTGTGGTTTATCACCATGGGCTTTCATCCAGCGGCGGGCATTACACAGCAGACGTACTACATcaggatgaagaaaaatGGTACAGAATTGATGATACGACTGTTACGGAAAtaaataaagaagaagttgtcaCAGGTGGCGAAGAGGGATCTCATTCAAGAACAGCATACATTCTGATCTATCAAAGAGCTTAAATTAAACTGGAGTTGAAACCACAGCTAGCTTGCTCGATCTTATAATCTGCGACCTCTTTTTAGCGATATATTAACGGTATCTcatattaataataatatataccataggatatatatataaagcACAGGTATTATTTCTTTAAGTTCCGTCCGTGGCATTTAGTAATAGTGGTAGCAGTAGTAGATTGgtattactactactagCCACTTCTACGAGCCACCTGACATCGAATCttaaatcacgtgatgctaaaaacaaaaggtGCGAAAGAACAACGAATTctaaatattattatttatgtGTATGTAAGTAAGTGTATttaattcaaaatattaacgAACGAAGGCAAAACAGGATGGAATTAAAATCTCCTTATCTACCCTACTTATTATGGAACAGTTCTTACTTGGAGACCTTCTCCTAGTACGGTAGCGGTACTACTAGTAACCACTAAGAGCCAAAACACGACACCCTGAGTAGAAAGTTACTCTATTAAATCTTAAAATGAACTTCAAAACTGcaattattattacagTTGTACAAAATGAGCTATAATAGCAACCAAACCGGCGAAACCAACGTTCAACTTGGAACCACCTGCAACGGACTGGATTTCGAAGGTAGTAGATTGTGGTGGGTTGCTTGATGTTACAAGTGTTGTGGTTGGTGCAGAGGGAGATACTGGTGGAGCTGATGAAGGGGATGAAGCAGCGGTTGTAGATGGTTTAACTGAGGGAATTGATGGAGTCAATGTAACGGTGGCTGATGAAGTGGAGGGTGTTAGTGGAGTATCTGTTGGAGGAGTTGGTGGAGCTGGTGGAGGCGATGAAACAGCGGTTGATGGTTTAATAACCGATGGAGCTGGAGGAGTGACAACTGGTACAGTGCATGGACAGTCAGAGATCGTCAACGTGGTTGCTTCTGTGACAACATAAGTATTATCGTTAGTGACAATAGTGGTTGGCTCCGGGCAGTAGGTTGTAAACTCAGTGACCACTTCCCAACTTATTTCGGTGGTCGTATTCTCGTGTGGTGCAGGATATGACACCGATGGAACCTCTGGATGAGATGAAATAGCTGATTTCGATGGAATAGCGGTTGTAGATGGTTTAATAACCGAGGGAGCTGGAGGAGTGACAACTGGTACAGTGCATGGACAGTCAGAGATCGTCAACGTGGTTGCTTCTGTGACAACATAAGTATTATCGTTAGTGACAATAGTGGTTGGCTCCGGGCAGTAGGTTGTAAACTCAGTGACCACTTCCCAACTTATTTCGGTGGTTGTGTTTTCGTGTGGGATAGGATATGGCACTGGTGGAACCTCTGAAGGAGAAACAACGGAAGTAGATGGCTTGACAGCGGTCGTAGATGAGGCATTGAATGTAGGTGGTACAGcggatgaagatggtatAACGATTGAGGGAGCTGGAGGAGTGACAACTGGTACAGTGCATGGACAGTCAGTGATCGTCAACGTGGTTGCTTCTGTGACAACATAAGTATTATCGTTAGTGACAATAGTGGTTGGCTCCGGGCAGTAGGTTGTAAACTCAGTGACCACTTCCCAACTTATTTCGGTGGTCGTATTCTCGTGTGGTACAGGATATGGCACTGGTGGGACCTCTGAAGGAGAAACAACGGAAGTAGATGGCTTGACAGCGGTCGTAGATGAGGCATTGAATGTAGGTGGTACAGcggatgaagatggtacAACGATTGAGGGAGCTGGAGGAGTTACAACTGGTACAGTGCATGGACAGTCAGTGATCGTCAACGTGGTTGCTTCTGTGACAACATAAGTATTATCGTTAGTGACAATAGTGGTTGGCTCCGGGCAGTAGGTTGTAAACTCAGTGACCACTTCCCAACTTATTTCGGTGGTCGTATTCTCGTGTGGTGCAGGATATGACACCGATGGAACCTCTGGATGAGATGAAATAGCTGATTTCGATGGAATAGCGGTTGTAGATGGTTTAATAACCGAGGGAACTGGAGGAGTGACAACTGGTACAGTGCATGGACAGTCAGTGATCGTCAACGTGGTTGCTTCTGTGGCAACATAAGTATTATCATTAGTGATAATAGTAGTCGGTTCCGGACAGTATATTTCATAATTTGCCACCACCGTCCAATTGAACGCGCTAGCTGTATATTCCTGTATATCAGGTGGTAAAGCGGCAGCGATGGTTGGTAGGTCTACTACTTGCGTCGCGTCTCCAGTTGCATGTTCTATTGGCGTTCTTAGCGTGTCAGATTCTAGCgattgattcaaatatgAGCCATAAGTGATAGAGGCGAACGCAGCTATCAATGTCAATTCAGACAACTTCATTTTGATACAAATGGTTGTAGATGATCTAAAAATCCTGGATGATTTCCTTCGACTGATCTATTTTTATATCCAGTAGCACTTGAGGGATGTTATTGGCTTCAGCTCTACctttatatatgtgtgcAAGAATACGGGATGTAAAAATCACACAGCCAAATCGGCTGCCTGCCTGTGTCAAGAATAGAATTAATTACCTTCTCCGTTGGGTGTAGTATTCCATTGAATActaaatttattatttcacATTTTGTTTccataaataaataatacGTGCAGGAGATCTGTCCAGGTACTGCGGCATAGCATCATGAAGGCACTTGTACGTCCCCGATATAATCTTCCGTGTCCGGGCAAGTAAATGATTAATACCTTTACCTGGAATTTAAACACTATGGAGATTGGTTTGTTAATTTTGATCTAGATAATTCCAACAAGCATGCTTCTCCATATAGCATGCTACAAAAATAATACATTTGTGAAACACAATTCCTTCAAGTTGTCTACTGTTTTGTTACTTGTGAGCATTAAATCAAACTATTGTATGGGGGCAGCGCTTCGCTGCCTaatcaaattaaaaaatctCGCCACAAAGCGCCAGCCATTTTGTCTTCTCTCAAACGTGGATCGTATTGGCAATATGAGCCTCTTCATCTGAAATCTTGTTCATCCGCCTCCTCCCTGTCAGATCGCGTGCTGAAATTCTATGCTTGCCCGAAGTTATTAAACAGGCACGCGTAGTTCCTATATGACGGTGAATGACTGCGCTACTAGCTACTCTACTTAAGATCTTACACATGCAACGCAGTTTTGCCAAACGCTGGAAGTACCTATTATCCCTAAACAGGAAAAATGTAAATAGTTTTCGAAAAAGGGTGGCTCTCGAGCACAGAAAAATATGCAGTGAGCAGCGGTTGAATAGAAGAACGAGCATAACTATTATTAAAACTTCTAAGTATATAGTATTGTTTGATCAACCTTCACTGTCGTATACTACAGAACATTGGGCCGTCCCTAAATTACTAGACACTGTGAAAGCTTGGTTATCTTGTGTAGATGGGGAATGACTTTCAGAGGAGATTTGTAGATCAGCTGTTCGATCCGAACTTGAGAAATCATTGGTTTCCCCTTTACTTCTTTTCTTAGACTTGTATTCGTGGCTGTCATTCTCGAAGGCAACGAAGCCTGTCGATTCTTCGGGCTCAAGGGGCTGGTAACTATTTATATGCATCGCAGATGCCGATAGTACTCCTAAtttttgcttcttttttttcgTAAAACCTCCTTGGAAGAGATTAAATCGGGGCTATTGTTCCGCTGCCTTAAGGAAAAGTATGATTCCTCGTTCGATGGATATCCTGGCACTGCCTTGGTAACATCGGCTTTTTCTGGTTCATGATGGGATGGGCTTCCACGACCTCCTTGTGGTAGTAATAAAAGGGAAGGCGCTTCTGAAGTCACAGACACAACGGATAGTTCTACGTCGAGTGTGGGAGAAGCTGGGTACACGGTTTGATCGCATGTGTGTGTGGGTGTTTGCGCAACGACTGCGTTGTCCGAAAATGACCGGAATTGTTTGGCATAATTGTCTGCTTGGACTCTAGTTGGAGAACTTCTTTCACATTGTTGTGGTTTCCTGGGCACCTGATTGTATGCAGAATTAAGACCGGAATTTGCAGCACCCAGCGCTCTGAACCACccatttgaatcaattgTTAACTTAACCAGCTCATGCTCATCTTCAGTAGGATGGGTTGTGTCACTAAATGTTGCTGGGTTACTCATTAATGGGAATACAACTGCAATTCTAATTCTCTTTGGAACCCCACCTTTCCTTCCATTATGTAGTTTAGACAGACCAGCCGGACTCCAGTCCCAGAACAATCCTATTCTATAGCGAACAAAAACCTCCCACCTAGAATCTTTCCCACCAACACTGGCATTCGCAACAAGTGCACTTTTTAGAGTTTGAACATGACGTTTCTTTTCGGATTTTACAAGGAATGAAGCTGCATCCCCCCCAAATGAGACCAAACTTTGATCGGAGTAGTCTTGGTACGCCGTGTTCATTGAATCATTGAGCATTATGATGCAAGACCTGTGCTTGTTTACATATCTTGTCAGTTGTGTCATTAACACAATCATGCTAcgatttttaaaaccatGCAAAGTGCTATTGGCTTTCCATATCTTATAATTCATATGTGCATGTAAATAATCTATCACAATTTGGGACATTCCTTCTAGTATAATCAAGTCGTACCTCTCATTAAGTTCCTGGAAGAAGTAGACCAGCTGACTAAATTTTGTGATACGTAAAGTGTCCAACTTTCCCTCGAGTTCTGAATCCTGTGACTTACACCTAGAAACAAGGTTTAGTGGGGTAGTCTTATGGCCGTCAATCACTAGAATACACTTACTGTTGTTCTCATGAATGAGTTGAAGTCCAAAATGTGTTTTCCCGATTCCTGGCGGGCCATAAACCTCATATATAGATCTGGATTGCAAGCCGCCAGATAATGCCTCATCCAGCTCTGGAATACCTGTAGTCAAATGATCTAAACTTTCTTCGACGAGTTGTGACAGAGAGACACCTAATGACATTACTCAAATACACTAGGCTCAACATGCGCTCTATTTGTTTAACAGAAAGCTTAAATATTGATGTTTCTTGTTGAACTTTAAAAGGTTGGAATTCGCGCGTTTTCGTGCCTCTTCTCTCACGCTAACCCTCTCCCTAGTAGAACGTTCAGTTTCGAAGTTGAACGGAAAGTACAGCGCTTTAGAATGGCCTAGATAGttcatttatataatatttattgattACATTTAGAGCTTGTTGATGcataaaaaacaaaataatagcctattaataattaatataaaaatacaCCAGAATAAATCTAAGATCAAAAGGATTGGTTCATACTATAGGAAATAGTCCATCTGTGGCTTTTTGGTTGGAATAATTGCATTCCCACAGTTATCTTGAGCAGGTACTGCTTCAAATATAGTATAATTTCTAGTAAAGTCGTCCTCGATACGCAGGACTGCAGCAACGTTTCCGCATCTGTAGCAATAATTTGGCGCCGACCACACGGTCACGAGGCCACCATCGAACATTTCTTTATAACCCTCCATTACCAATTGATGGGCACGGGCAATTAGGCTAATAGAATTTTTATGTAAGAATTGGTTAACCTCattctttccaaataaGAATCCAGCGCCTCTTGGAGACAATGACCACGTCTCAACCTCATCAGGATCACTCCACAGCAAATCGCACATCGCTCCCTCATGGGGTACTTCCTGCTTCCTGTCTATAGATCGTATTTCGTCAATAGCAGTGACATCGGGTGATAGTCCCCCATGTACACAGAATATCTGTTCATTTATGATCGCCCCAAGAGATAAATAGTCAAACACTTCACAGCAGTATCTCCATACATTTGAATTCCCATACTTCCTTATAACCTCATCATAGAAACCATAAACTTTGGTGATCTGGCGTGTCTCATGGTTACCTCTAATCAATGTGATCCGGTCTGGATACCTCAATTTGTAAcacagcagcaacaaaaaGCTCTCCAAAGAGTAAAATCCTCGATCTACAAAGTCTCCCAAAAATATAAACCTATTATTCTCAACCCCATCAGACTTCTCAAATAAAGTAAGCAGATCATGAAGCTGCCCATGAATATCTCCACAAATAGTTACAGGGGTATCAACATGCGTCACATTGGATTCATTAATCAGCAGCTCCTGGCACTTTAAACATAATTCGTAGATCGTCTCCTCCGGAATATGCTTGCTCTGCCTTAACAAGCTAATTATTTCGTCTAATTGCATCCCAACTACCTCTTTTCCGCTATATGTCTCAATAATCCTCCTTGATACCCTCTAAAAATACATTGGATGGCCGCTCAACCTCTGCATCCTCCATCTAGCGTTAGGACTACATTTTCTTAAACCGTTCTCGAAGTCCTCGAagcattttcaactttaagaatcacgtttcttttttcctcGAGCATGtgtgtcacgtgacctcGAGATGGCCGTTGTCCGGTTTGACTATGTATGTAACAAATGACAGTAAGTTTCAGAATGTGTTGGcatattgaagaagtacAAATGATAACAAGATAACGTAAGTAGGTTATAAGGCTTGCCGGAATTTAGGTAAGAATGGATATAAACATGTCGAATATGGAATTACTTGTTGAGTCTAATAGGGGGATGTTTTCTACAGACAAACTAGATTTGTATCCCAGAAATTATGAGGATCTGAAGCAGTTTCTGTTAGTACACTCTCTGGAGGATGACAAATGTGACACTTTGGTAGATACTGGAGTAAGTTATTTACCAAGGCAGAAAACAATGGGGAAGGCAGCGATGATGGATATTGATATtgagaagaagttgtttttAGAGTATGCGAAATATAAGGCTAATGGAAGCCCACAGGATAGGTTTCTTAAACTATTACTGGAAcctaaagaaaaagaattgttgCTTGGCATGGCCGGTGTTTTGCGGGAGCAGGTAGATACCTACGAGCAGGTTTTCAAGGACAAGTCTTTGTTATGGGATAGACAAAGTAGGCAACAATTGCAGGAAGGGCAACATCTTGAAGAGGTTGCATCATATTTAATTTCATCGATGATTCAAAAGGGCATAGAAATTCAGTCTCAAGGAGATAGCACAGAGACACTGGATACCAGAGATATGTGTAAGCTATGCATAGACTCATTATTAGAGCAGTGCCAGACAGTGGTAGCTCAAGGACCATCTATTGAAAATAGTTCTGAGAGTGATGTAAAAGCGGAAAAAAGTCGCCACAGTAATGCTGGTGAACTAAAAACCGCCTTTCAGGATCTACAATTAGCGCATAAGTTTTTGACAGagaaatttgaagatgatcGTAAACAGTATTTACAGCAAATTGAACAGTTGGAAAGGACGAATCGTGAGCTGCAACAAGAACTATTAAATTATCATTCCCAATTAAGCAAAGCTCGTGAACAGATTAACAAACTAGAGTCTGCTACGCCGCCTACTTCAGTTTCCACGGAACATAACACGCCAATacaagatatattttccaagtcACCTCCCTCCATGGGCAGTACCTCCAGCATATCTTCACCTGCTTCCATGTCTTTCGTTATAATGAAACAGGAATTCAAGAAGCTACTGAGCGAAACCCAGAACAAGTATGAAAGGGAACTAAAAGATGAACGGGACCTTCGCAAAAAATTAGAGGCTCAGTTATCAAGTAGGTTTTAAATCGTATCCTGTTAACACCAATATCCTGGTGCTGTAGTATTGTACTctaaaaaattaaacttGTATTTTAGTAATATGAAACGCATCCTATATTACTAAAACAGGTTGAAAGCGGACTGTAAATCATGAAATATAAGACCTGCCACCTCATTCAAGCTATTAGTACAGAATTTtaagttttaaaaaatgtgcttttgtattttttacatacatatatctCTGACTCTGCTGGATTCAGgcatttatatataatgcC
This Eremothecium cymbalariae DBVPG#7215 chromosome 5, complete sequence DNA region includes the following protein-coding sequences:
- the UBP3 gene encoding mRNA-binding ubiquitin-specific protease UBP3 (similar to Ashbya gossypii AGR139C) — its product is MPDSKENQGSYSMYPPSPVPPAAQIPPGAAAAAANSYIYTNPYHSQYNYGYPLGIEIYPSQTMQYMGYHQPAMAYGSYGGPAQGAVPMKKKFYSNNTNYKKDNQSNGNVGAGSMMLNGVNHSNGNNNVANMDSNKPVQVTIKNLFKFELGNSNSVRIDGLKIEYPMYVNTTAEEFAKAKVKRHILRLEALKDLESKKDVPVSKKDSDQKDRKSNSEQKFREAASTEDDKVESKRHTEHAEIRDSKNEEQSIRKDRHDAEVSNSSNRDPSPKKDEYKQSQNLGKKKEDSESNSFTASTNVKSEDKRGDAPVKTLKPWSQIASSAVSKTKPISITTSTLSKREKKYVPSNIKGSEPVGAVALRMSFDRDYKKYVNDTAPETTKAINTIVPRGILNKGNICFMSSVLQVLLFCKPFISMLNAVCTRTGTKSSCSLPPLLDACLDFYKEFDKGNFEKERGEKQSISGNNGKASKGVTRLPLADVIDPESFYKSISKLSMFRELQWGHQEDAEEFLTHFLDQLHEEFVSAINTLSSNEIMNLLQSISDDELKTEFIRSLPKYKSSDFVRKMSAELKTLIENYGSNPESESNSNGDEDICEWHEVSKKGKRAKNAVKRTMEVEPSPIMSIFGGEYRSVLDIPQNKESQSITLDPFYTLHLHISDPEVNDLESAFKKFSDFEYLPYKADSGNDVEAKKQAFIDRLPQVLLIQLKRFEFVNNNSERRELVNYNAYNGRIEKICKWIKYDHDLTIPKEALSSINAKFLFSDNDTSYKLTGVVYHHGLSSSGGHYTADVLHQDEEKWYRIDDTTVTEINKEEVVTGGEEGSHSRTAYILIYQRA
- a CDS encoding 2-aminoadipate transaminase (similar to Ashbya gossypii AGR141C) — its product is MSTDAPINFFKGHPSFRLLPGKNIAKTANDILKPERLEYDDLNEDRHPLSYGPKEGSLWVRCVISQFVNKCFKPLMPTKPEYINLTGGASYGIMNILEQCTLPHTGYTRQAFLISPTYFLINETFIDAGFGGKLTAVNETQNGLDVEFLEAKLAEFEYDALLNPQHGEERGLNLINMSGRSRTKKVYRYVMYLVPTFSNPSGKTYSVSTRLKLVELARKYDILLISDDVYDLLVYDQPCDALPKCLPRLTHLDRASYEYGENGYGNTISNATFSKVIAPGLRCGYQESVNMNLVYQLSQGGANISGGSPAQLNSMLIGTLFINGEADVILEDLRTIYKYRATVLYDAIKKYLPKKTIYSQQAGGYFSWCTLPEGYNCHDICEILEKDHNIILANGSHFEVYGDERNWGLTSVRISISFLEADDIAKGVKIWGQVCHEYANKHHLTF
- the SHU2 gene encoding Shu2p (similar to Ashbya gossypii AGR140C), with the protein product MEPKEKDINYSKLLCNLVTDAYSLNEVVVSFLYQLFPRDLFVRAFSLLESGNMFIYIWNDEKYTQLIQATEVAENVHGTKATDVGIGDPNRQYRSCGNAADYPEEEPEGSHSEQLGLQIAAFYENRQQLLYRLIIKEEHEDDSPIYVDLDHWFCSCDEFNGLLHDAASSPTFHSKEELTSSYTENTDNQDSFARLGTLDLTGIFIKHEKLMCSHLLAFAILLQTHEKILRYFSKGPSTQIFMINICSTDEWLKLHLNIV